The Streptomyces luteogriseus genome includes a window with the following:
- a CDS encoding D-2-hydroxyacid dehydrogenase, which yields MPTPTLLVLDAEPLPRLGRLTGRARIEHTDAAGLAERLPRADALLVWDFTSRAVRDAWPGEGPRPRWVHTASAGVDHLMCPELAASDTVVTNARGIFDQPIAEYVAALVLAMAKDLPRTLELQRERTWRHRESLKIAGSRAVVVGSGPIGRAIARTLGVLDITTALVGRVARSGVHGPEDLDRLLARADWVIAAAPLTDDTHGMFDARRFDLMQPSARFVNIGRGQLVVEDALAEALSKRWIAGAALDVFEAEPLPAESPLWQAPGLIVSPHMSGDIVGWRDELGAQFVDLYELWASGEPLKNVVDKQRGYVPGH from the coding sequence ATGCCCACCCCCACCCTGCTCGTCCTGGACGCCGAACCCCTCCCCCGCCTCGGCCGCCTCACCGGCCGCGCCCGCATCGAACACACGGACGCGGCGGGGCTCGCCGAGCGCCTCCCGCGTGCGGATGCACTCCTGGTGTGGGACTTCACCTCGCGCGCCGTGCGGGACGCGTGGCCCGGCGAGGGTCCACGGCCGCGCTGGGTCCACACCGCCAGCGCCGGTGTGGATCATCTGATGTGTCCGGAACTCGCCGCTTCCGACACGGTGGTGACGAACGCGCGCGGCATCTTCGACCAGCCGATCGCGGAATACGTCGCCGCGCTGGTGCTGGCGATGGCCAAGGACCTGCCCAGGACGCTGGAGTTGCAGCGGGAACGGACCTGGCGGCACCGCGAGTCGCTGAAGATCGCCGGGAGCCGGGCCGTGGTGGTGGGTTCGGGGCCGATCGGCCGGGCGATCGCGCGCACCCTGGGGGTGCTGGACATCACGACCGCGCTCGTGGGCCGCGTCGCGCGCTCCGGCGTGCACGGCCCGGAGGACCTGGACCGGCTGCTGGCCCGCGCCGACTGGGTGATCGCGGCGGCGCCGCTCACGGACGACACGCACGGGATGTTCGACGCCCGCCGCTTCGACCTGATGCAGCCGTCGGCCCGGTTCGTCAACATCGGCCGCGGGCAGCTCGTCGTCGAGGACGCGCTGGCCGAGGCCCTGTCCAAGCGCTGGATCGCGGGCGCCGCCCTGGACGTGTTCGAGGCCGAACCGCTGCCCGCCGAGAGCCCGTTGTGGCAGGCCCCGGGCCTGATCGTGTCCCCGCACATGAGCGGCGACATCGTCGGCTGGCGGGACGAACTCGGCGCCCAGTTCGTGGACCTGTACGAACTCTGGGCGAGCGGGGAGCCGTTGAAGAACGTGGTCGACAAGCAGCGTGGGTACGTACCTGGTCACTGA